The nucleotide sequence TAACTACATAAATAATGATCATACACAAATGTTATAAAATACGAATCTAACAGTATCAGTTTTCTGTGATTAAATTTAAATATGTATATTGCTGGACTAATTGTTGGTCAAAATTTATAAAGTTAATCATTGGAGATGTACTGGTGCTTTCTAAAAATTAACGGAAGGAGTAGTTGAGAAGAAGAAAGGTAATATGCTGATGGGCATTACCAGACCATATGCTTGAGGTGACGCTACGTCTAGGAAGGGGACATGAAACGGTGCTTCAGAGCCAGTAAATGTAAACCTCATGAACTTGCCATATGCCATGCCTGTAGCTGCACCAATAAAAAGGGATGGTGCATAATAACCTCCAACCAATCCAAAAGCCCTGCACAAAGACGTCGCCAATATTTTTACTCCAATGAGCTGAACCAACACTGCTGCTGAGAGACCACTTGTAAATGGCCGCGATTCCAGTAAAATATCAACATTCTCAAAGCCCCAATACAGAACTTCAGGGTATACAAGAGCGAGAAGACCAACAATAAGGCCACCTAAGGCAGGGGATACAGCCATCGGCAATCCTGTTGTCTTTTGTAAGCGTTCAACCATGTCCATAGTTACTGCTGTACACCTAGATAGGGTGATTGACACCGCTCCACAGAACACGCCCAGCAAGAGATATAGAGGAAGTTCTGACATTTATGAAGTCATGTAAATATCCTCATACTTTCAATCTCTGGAGCACGAAAAACAAAATGTAAAATGAGAGTACCATTAAAAGTTACTGAGACCAGCCTACCATCTGGAAGATTGTATAGGCATTCTATATGACTATATGAGGCTAAAACAAATTGCAGGACAGCAGGTTGCTTTAGGAGCATCAGGTAGTTCAAGAGCAAAAATGCGCAGGATTTGTTGGTGTCCTATTTTAGGAATTTTCAGCTGGTACAGTACATGACTTAGCAAATGGCTACACCAGTTGCTGACTGCTGGATGGTGTCTGGCATTGTCCTTGCCCTTCTAGCTTTCATTTTTGCTTTTGATGACTATTTGGATACTTGTAAACCTTGCAATAATCTATTGAGGGATGTGTGCATGGATTGATGCCGAGGCTGGGGATTTCTACCCTCCTTttgaaagaaaaagaaacagaacaTGACTTATTTCATTTCAACATATGAAGTTATTTGGGAAATGTTATTGGTGGGAACAATTTAAAACAGCAGACACTTCGTCATAAGAAACTGTGAAGCATAAGAACCAATATTGCAGGATGCCAGGAAGTACTTCATATTCATAAACAGAACTAAAAATCTCAAATATAACAAACATTAAGTACCTGTTGGGGAGCGAAAATCATATTCTGGAACAGTGAAAGCAGGATCAGAACCAAGACCAATCTCTGAAACAACAGACGCTATCACTGCACTGAGGATCACCATAGGTGTTGAGTTGGAAAGGGATGAAGAATCGCCAGATGAAGGCCACAAAACAGACTCCACCGCAAAAAAACACCCAGCAACAGCAGCATTAAAACCTAAAAAGGAAATCACCTGAAATATAAGTAAATGGAATCAGAAAGCAGAAGACACGGAATATTTTTACTTTACCATTGGACATGTTGACCATATCAGAGTACTCATAACAGGTGAATCCTTTTCGAAAAACAATAACGGGTGAATCACATACTTGCGGCTGGTTAAGttacatgatggaggaacatgtCCCTAAAATTCCACCAACGCATGCAACTAAGTTCTAGTTATATATAACTAATTATAGTAGGCCAACATCAAAATGTGAATATGTGTGGACAAAACTATCTATAGGGAACTGATTTTTTTATGACAAGATACCCTGTAGTTTAAAATTAATTTGATATAAGCATGAAGAAAACAAGCAAATTATGACATGCTTACCCGATGGTTAATCCATCATATTGATGGAACATACCTTGCAACAAAATATATGAACAGTTGGGGATGTAGAAATTACCAGATGCAATGCCAGCTGCTGACCCAGCTGCCACAAGAGACAGCTTTTTTCCGCCTTCCCACCCAAACACATTTCCAAATCCTTTCGCTATAGCAGAACCTATTTCCACACTGGGTCCCTCAGGCCCCAGAGAGTTGCCAGTTCCGAGAGTGAAAGATGCCGCCGCAGCTTTCAAGAATGGCCTAAACACACCTTTCATATTAGAAACAGAGCCATCTGAGTTTGTTTTGATAGAACTTCTTAGCGTATTCAGCCCTCCAACTATGATGCCTCCACTGACGGGAACAAATATCACTCTCTGCCAAATTTCAGCGGTGGGTTCTTCCCTCAGCCACGAAGCGCCTCGCAGTGGTATGCCATCCCAAAGCAGGTCACGTATTTCATGAACCTATGGTAAAAAAAATTACATCCAAAGAAGCAATAACATGTACTTAAACTAACAACGTGAATATTTAAAAGTGATTCCCATCAGTAGCAAAATGCAACAAGGTGCTTAAACTTTCACATTGTATCATTCCAACTTAAGACCTGGAGCTTCAAGTTCACTCGGCATTTGGTGGACACCTACAGAATTCGGAATTGGAACCTAGCCAAAGATGGGGTGCCGCATCCTGTACTGTAACGTAACACGTGTCGCAATATACTGAACGTTTTCAGCCTAAGGCCATGTTGGTCAGGTACTCAGGGGGACTAGAGGGGAGGCACGAGAGAAATTCAGAGAAATACTGATTTGGAGTTATGTTGCTTGTTTTATTCATTGGCACAGCTCCCTCTTATATATAGGTGGCAGCCTAAACAGATACTCTGACCTCCAGAAGCCGAACTCTTTTGTGATTGTATCCTCTAGATACATGGCGCTGAATCAATAAAAGCTTCCATTTCCAAAagatcaaaacaaaaacaaaaaagatacTCTGACCCAACTTCATAACAGTTTGAAACATTACTTGAACCTTATAGGTTTTGGGTATCTTTCAACATAGCAAGCCATCAACTTGATGTGACGAATCCATGGTCTGACATCTAGCTGTGCCAGTGTCATGTCCAGCTAGGACATGGTTGTTTCCAAACTGGTAGGCAGCTAGATCCACCACCCTTGGCATCGTGTCTCAGCTGGACACGGCTACACAATTGCAGCCTGCTCCTTGTAGATCCGAACATGACATGAGGCTATCCTGAGTTTGAGTTGAAAGAAATTGCTAGCCCCCCTGAGCTATATGTTGGAGATATGAGCAATGCTTCGAAGGTATTGTTCATTCCTATATCCAGCATCAATATCCATCCAAACTTATGAATGAAAAACAAATTAAGCTAGAACTTTGCAGGTAGGAAGGTGCCATCGTTTTTTTAAGGTGGTGAAGGCAGCCCTCATTTTCAAGGGGAGGAGGCTAATTTTTGATATGACGAACTAAATCATGGATACATGAAGTTCAATTACTTGATAGAATAAAACGCAGGTGACTGAGCTGTAATGAGTGCTTCTGATTACCTTCCACGAAATAGCTTCTGACATGAGCATGGTTGGGTTGGATCATCAAGCTTTTACAACTCGCTACCCTATACCTTATACAGGAATGACAACGGTTATCTTCTTATCTGTGTCAGCTGGTTACGGTCATGGCCCTTACTGCAGGAGCTGATGGAGTTGGACTACCAGGGGATTTATGTTCCATTTGCGATGATGGTTTGATATGTAATGTTTGATTTTTGTACAAGCTTTATGTAGCTTGTAATTTCCTTCAGAGCCATTGAGTGTGAATATTGTAATGAATAATAAATTTGATGTGTACATCTTCGGAGTTCGGATGCAAACACCGAGGGGAAGTTCAGTACCATTATCTGAAAAACACCTTGAGCATTTGTTACACGAATCTTAAAGTTACTTAAAAAGGCTATCACCATATTAGCATGTAGATCAAACGTACTGAATAGATTTATGTGGATACAAAAGACTATATTACCCTTTTTTATTGGAAGATGTAACTTCTAATCTACATCGAAATTTGTAAACTTTTCTAGGGGGTGTACAGAAGCAAAGTTCTGGTAATACGTTCAGCAACCAACCCATATAAGTACATACCAATTGAGCGTAGCTCTGATGGTTAGGTTCCTTGTGGTGGAACCAACCCACCaaagttcaagtcctagacttaggcattggtgctcgcatttttctggatttatttcagacctTCTGGCAATGTGTGCTCAGTGGGGGGAGACGTTCCGTCGACTATGAAGGCGTGtgtggcgacttcgtcaatctcaagataatGTGCCGGCTCAGTcactcggaggtgctcataggggtagggtgtgccggctaagtctctcggaggtgctcgtaGGGGTAGGGTGTGCCGACTAAGTCTCTCAGAGGTGTTCATAGGAGTAGGGTGTGCCGGCGTGCGTTCATCGGGTGAGTGTATGTGCCGGCGTGCGTTCATCGGGTGAGTGTACGTGCGTATGCgcttgtactgtgttaaaaaagaaGTTCACGCAGTAGTTGAGAGACTCTTGGACAAATTTCAAATTCTGAAAGAACCAAACCATAGTGTGGTTCGCAAGCACCTACCGAAAGATTGAAGAGGACAACGGAGACGCCAGtgaggaggcccacgaggcaggccgCGAGTGTGACAAGGTCGAGGCCGGGCGCCATCTCCTCCACAGACGCCTTCACCTGCTCCCCACGCCGAACCTCGGCCTCCTCGTCCGCCGCTCCGCATCGAACCCGAAGGCGCACGCCCCCGCCGCGGCTACCGAGCAGCAGGGGGCGGGCCGCGACGCGGAAGAGCGGAGGCGGAGACGCAGACGAGGCGAGCAGGAGACGCGGGGAGCACGGGGTCGCTGCTGGCGCCATGGATTCCGATTGCGGGACTGGTAGCCGGCTATCTCATATCTGCTACAGCTATGCTGTTCTAGCAGGGGCTCGAAGCTGCATTGTTCTCATCTTTTTGCAGGCTCAAGGCAAAAAAGGCCTTTCCAGACGAGGAGGGCTGTTTTCTCATTAGTTTCCTCGGTATAGTGTGGTGGACAACAATCCGCAACGTTTATCCTCTCGCCTGTGCTCTTTTTCCCTCGATTTCTGCCCAACTATTCTGAGATAAAAACGGAAATAATATCTGGCAAACGGCAGCCAGGGAGCTCATCCCAGCGAACGCCTTCCCCATCGTTGTACGAATCTTGACACAAGCCGATGTCACGTAGATTAGCTGGAGTCGTTCGCTATTACACCTTTTCTCAGAGGAGGGCGCTTACCACTCCACTGAAGTGGGGTTTTGTTAACACTTGCTACCAGACTGCCATATGTATTTCAAAGCTAAATTTGTTTTAAATTCGATTTTCCTTTTGAAGAATAATCCAAAAAACCTGATTTTTTATTTTGAAAGAAAAATTCCTGATGTTTTTACTGGGGATTTTTTTTAACTTGTCATGTGCATTTTTAGTTATAGGTAACATGGCaatttctttttaattttaatCGATGACATTTTTTTGTGTTCCATAACATGGCAATTTCTAGTCCTTTTGTAATGCCCCATGGCAAACTATGGGAATTTTTATCACTTATTCATAccatttttttgagaaaaaaaatatATTGCTTTCtcacatggcatttttattattaagtGAATGACAGTTTTATTACAGCATGGTAGCTTTATTGTTAATAGCATGACAGTTTTATTATTGAGCGCATGGCATTTTTGTTATTAATAACATGGCATTTTTTTGTTAAGAAGATGTCAATTTGATTATTGAGAGTGTGGCAGTTTTATTCTTGTTCGCATGACATTTTTATTCAAGAGGATGGCTGACAAATTCACTTTTCATTGGCATGCCAATTTTTTCCAATGACACGATTTTTTTAATAAATTGTTGCACAATGGACCAAATAAAGCAAAAAATTTACCCATGGGCATTTTTTTTGTTTATGCCAAAAATAAAATGTTCTCCAAAAACATGGCATTTTTTGCACAGTGAAATATCCATGGAAAATTTtgataaaaaatgaaaaataagatcACACGACACTTTTTTTAAATCATACCATTGTGAATTTATAAATTAGAGAAATGGCAGTTTTATAAAGTAGCATGGCATTTTTCATATTTTCGTAACCATGGCATTTTATAAATTTATTTGTTTCctctatttttataaaaaaaggtGTATTTTTATGGCGTTTTAAAAATCAGTTAATTGGGCCTCTCGGGCAATCGTGGTTTACCTTGGCCCTCCCCTAAAGAATGATCGAGGGGGCAGAACGTTCGTTCAGAACTACTCCCCCTGACAAACATAAACGATCGATGGGAGTCACTCCTTGACGACTATTCCCAGATAGTAGGGTCCAAGATAAACCCCTAAACTAGTACTTTGATGGGATTATTATTTTTATATTAAAAAGAGTTGACCTGGTTAAGCGCATCTATGACCAGACTGGGCAAATCTGACCCCCTAAAGTCCGCGGGCGCGCCCAGACATGCCCGCAAGACAGCGTCGGCAGGCTCCTCATTTGTCTCCCTGGACAACCACAATCCTCACATGCCAACCCTCGTATTCATGCAAATCCATGAACCCCTATCACATAGCACAAGTTCATCATCAATCCAACAACTCGACCGAACGTAATAAACCATAATTCAACAATTCAACACATGCTAAAAAAATCAGCAATTCATGCATAGATAGGTGATACACGAATGAATCAAACGCCTCCATTGTTGTGCTTGTTAATCTTCTTTATGTTGATGAAACGCTTcttgccttcatcatccaagaggctAGTGTCCTGCAACATGATTCTCGACTCCTCTGTTTTTTCCCGTTGTCTTTTCAAGCTCCCATTTTGCATATTTCTCTTAGTACTTCTCAAAgtctattctctctctctctctctcaatgttCAATTTATTTTTCACCCTCTCCCGGGGTAACTCCATTCCCTCCTTTTTGCACATCTATGAAGAGTTTGTTCCTCCTTCTTCACCTCCTTGGTGAAAAAAATACCCATTCATGTGCCAAACATTTTGCTTGTCGCGCCATCACGCACAACTCTCTCCTTATTCCATTTTTTCCCATCATCAGCCGGTTTCTCTTTGGCACGGTGGTTTTGTATGTCCGTCCTCCAATTTACTCTTTTCGTCATCCAAATCCCATAGATTGATTGGAGCTAGAGCcatcagttttcttcatcttcTTGGGGCTGTTTTTGAGCTCTTCAGTGATGGTTTGCCAGTCTAGTTTCCTACTAAATTTTAGCCAAGGATAAAGTGGCTGTCTTTTCTCGGTTTGTTGGTACAAACTCGCGGTCAAAGTTGCATGGCTTTGAACTCCAATGCCACTTTGGTTCCAACCACTTGTGTATAGTAACCAACAAAATTGTTCACACTCTCCTGGATGATGGACCATCTATATTGGAGAGAGCTCTCACTACGCTTGGTACAAATGGGGTGCGGCTTCACATAGTGCTTTTGCTCATGGTAGAGTTTGTGGATTTTTTATCAATATTTGACGCCCTTTTGCTCAATTCAACATACTGGATCCATGCTTGTGGGCTTGTGGTCAACCAAGATTCAACCAACAACACATCTTCAAAGGTTGTGaatgttggacctcttggcttGACTACCTTCTTCTTTTTCGTGTGCGATGTTTGCCCGAATTCAAACAAAGGGGAATTGATAGCCCCCATGTCAAATTGCATAGGCTCGGACATATTGTCGAACAACATGTGAGCAGGCCGGCGGCGTCGTTGCCCGACGTTGTCTGTTGTCTTTGGAGTCATGGCGACTCGTACAACATCTCCTCGGCGGTGACGTCTTCCTTGAAGCCATCTTGGATGCCTAGTCACTGGGAGGCCGGAACAGACTCGGGTTGTGCCGACGACTTCTTCCTTCGCTCAGCCACGACGGACGGATCGGTGGCGGTTGCCACACCGGACGGGATGGAAAGGGTAATGGCGTAGATGGAAAGACAAGGGAAAATTTAGGGAAAGTTATATGCATACTATTGAGAATTGGAGagagtatctataatttttcttcTGTTAATACTATATTCATATCATTTCCACATAGTTTGGGCACACCTCCAATCATTTTTACTGGGCAGCTTAGCGAGACGAAGTGGAAcgccggaaatcctaaaataaatctaggaataatgcgagcaccaggacttgaaccgtGGTGGGCAGGGGATACTATTGTCTCTCTAACCATTCAATCACGAGTTGGTTCACAGGTAATTCCTCTTTTTTAGGACTATTTTTCACGGTAATTCCCAACTTCCAGTATGGTAGCTAAAAAAAGCTTCATGATACTCTATTATAGACACCTGGCATCCTTTCTCTGGCGGGCTTAACTCCAAAAGTTCAGCATTCCAGAAGCAACCTCCAAGCAAAAATAGCTGCTAGTACACCTCAATGTGTACGAGGCCATGATACTGTCGAGGACAAACAACCAATCACCTCTCGGCGGTCGAAACCAAAAGCTGACCCCACCAACGTTCACTCCGATGAATCTCATTGTCCATCCTCATTTCTCACGCCCGACAATTGGCTCATACCATCGGGACAAAATCTCCAAGCTTGCAGTGGCATGCCAATAAGAAGGCCAACGCTTTAGTATGCACACGCATTGCATGGTTACAAAAAAACATCATACTCGACTGGCAGCTATAGACAGAAGCTAGTGTCCGAGAGCACACCATGGCGCAGCCGAACCACCGGTACGGCGGCCACCGTGACCTGGAAGCCGTGATAGACATGGACCACCCGGAGAAGCCGACCGCGAAAGGCGGCAGCCGGTTCAGCTTCACCGGCGGGCTGGAGTTCACCAGCCTTACGTACACGGTGGTCAAGAAGCAGCGCGGAGTCGGCGGGGAGTGGGAGAAGAAGGACGTGGACCTTCTGCACGAGATCACGGGGTACGCGCCCAAAGGCTGCGTCACCGCCGTGATGGGTCCCAGCGGCGCCGGCAAGTCGACATTCCTGGACGCGCTCGCCGGGCGCATCTCCAGCCTCGACGGCCGCGTGGCGCTCGACGGCGTCGAGATGAGCCCCAGCGTCATCAAGCGTTCGTCCGCCTACGTCATGCAGGACGACCGCCTCTTCCCCATGCTCACCGTCTACGAGACGCTCTTGTTCGCCGCCGACTTCCGCCTCGGCTCCGCCGTTTCCCCCTCCGACAAGAAGCTCCGCGTCGACAACCTCATCGAGCAGCTCGGACTCACGGTAATAATGAATCAAAGACGCTACTAGATCATTCGTACGTGCGCACGGTGTGTATACGTGTTAACAAAACAGCTGTGCAGACATCAAGAAACACGTACATCGGGGACGAGGGCACGAGGGGCGTGTCCGGCGGAGAGCGCCGGCGCGTCTCGATCGGCGTGGACATCATCCACGGGCCGGCGCTGCTGTTCCTCGACGAGCCGACGTCGGGGCTCGACTCGACGAGCGCGCACAGCGTGATCGAGAAGGTGCACGACATCGCGTGCGCAGGGAGCACCGTGGTGCTGACCATCCACCAGCCGTCGTCGCGGATCCTGCAGCTCCTCGACCACCTCATCATCCTGGCACGCGGGCAGCTAATGTACAGCGGCGGGCCCAAGGAGGTGACCGCGCACCTCGGCCGCATGGGCCGCAAGGTGCCCAAAGGGGAGAACTCCATCGAGCACCTCCTCGACGTCATCCAGGAGTACGACCAGTCCGAGTTCGGCGTCAACGCCCTCGCCGAGTTCTGCCTCACCGGTCTGAAGCCGCGCAAGCTCGCCGCCGAGGGGATCTCCACCGTGTCTAGCATCCCTCCGACACCGGTTGGGCCCGGGGGCGAGGACTTCGACCACAGCCTCAGGAGCCAGCACTCCAAGTCCCCGTGGAGCGGCGCGCAGTTCACGCCGTCCCGGCGCCCCAAGAAAGATCAAAGCGGCAAGTCACAGAACCCTCCAAGGTACCCCAAAAACGTTCCTCATCGTGCTATGAACATTAGCTTGTCTCCGGGAATCGGTCGCATGAACCGCATAGCTTGTCTCCGGGAATCCACAGGTACGGGCCGGAGATCGTGATGGGGACGCCGACGCCGCTGAGCAGCATCTCGGTGTACACGGTGAACGAGGCCGACTACCTGTCGCCGGCGCAGCGCGCGTCCGCCACGGGGGCGCCCGGCGTGGGCATCAACGCGCTGGGGCACCGCGGCAAGTTCGCCAACTCGTACGCGGCGGAGGTGTGGGTGCTGATGCGgcgcaacttcaccaacatctgGCGCACGCCGGAGCTGTTCCTGTCGCGGCTGATGGTGCTGACGGTGATGGGGTTCCTGATGGCCACCATGTTCACCAAGCCCAAGGACAACACGCAGGGCATCACCAACCGGCTCAGCTTCTTCATCTTCACCGTgtgcgtcttcttcttctcctccaacGACGCCGTCCCGGCCTTCATCCAGGAGCGCTTCATCTTCATCAGGGAGACCTCGCACAACGCGTACCGCGCGTCCGCGTACGTGGTCGCCGGGGTGATCACGTACCTGCCCTTCCTCCTGCTCCAGTCCGCCGCCTACGCCCTCATCACCTGGTGGGCCATCGGGCTCCACGGCCAGTTCGTCTACTTCCTCGTCATGCTCTACGCCTCGCTCCTCTCCACCAACTCCTTCGTCGTCTTCATCAGCTCCATCGTGCCAAACTTCATCCTTGGGTAAGTACAAATTTTCTTTTTGAAGAGGAAATGGATTGGTCCGGGCCAAAGCCCAATTAGTACATGTAGGAAAACTGGGCCAGTGTAGCTGAACATGGGTTAGCGGGCTGGGCCAGAATTACATACAGTAGTTTATATTGCGACCGTGCTGATGTCTCTGTGTCTGGACGGACGGTCGGGCCCAGGTACGCGGCGGTGATCGCGTTCACGgcgctcttcttcctcttctgcgGCTACTTCGTGGACAGCCAGAGCATCCCGCAGGGGTGGAAGTGGATGAACACCGTGTCCACGATGAAGTACCCGTACGAGGGCCTCCTGATGAACGAGTTCGGCGGGACGCGCATCTTCTCCTCGAACCCGCCGCTCGACGGCAACGCCATCCTCGAGAACCTCACCATCAGCGTGCACAAGGACCGCAAGTGGAGGATGGTGCTCTACCTCCTCGGCTGGGCCGTCTTCTACCGCGTGCTCTTCTACCTCGTCCTCCGCTTCGCCTCCAAGAACAAGAGGAAGTAGCCTCGCCTCGCCTGTATCCACATATCATGGTGGTTTGCTTTGCTGGCTTAATCCCAAGCTCTCTGGTAGTCATTCATTTGAATTGACGGGACCACGTACGGATCATGTCAAGATCTCCGTCCAAGATTTGTAGTATTCCTACTGAACTGTAATTTTCAGATAAGACATTGTGTTGATACTTGATAGAGCGTGCCGTGATTTATTCTGATCAGTATTTTCTCCGATCAGTGGCGTTGTTCGCTCTGATTGCAAGGTCGCACCTCTTGGGCTCGGTCCAACCGTTTGGGGATGCATATCCTACTGCGGTGACGTGACTGACAGACAACTTTGTCATGCTACTGACCCGTAGGTTGGTAGCCTGCAGCCACCACGAAAGGGACCAGGAACTGGCTTTCCTCCCTTCGCCAGCCGGGCCGCCTGGCCAACCGATCTTGATCTCTTGCTCAACGATCGAAATGGACTAAACCTCGGGGAGCAGACGAGGCGGCGCTGCCCGGCTCCGACCGCTTCCCCGGCGGCGCCGCCTCGTTCGGTCGTGCTACAGCAAGTAAAATGTTTCCAATTACTCTGCCCGCTGTTTCCAGGTGCCTGCCGCGCACAGGATCGTTCAGCCTCCTCTTTTCTGAAGTCTCAACAATCTATTTATCGCGGACAGCGATTCCTCCAATCCAGAATCTTATCTACGCATTATTTTTATTCTTCAACAACCCGTTTTCTGAAATCTGACCAGTCTATTTATTGTGAACAGCGAGGCTCTGAAAGCGTGGCCTTTGCTTGCTAAATTTGTTTGCGCAAAAGAGATACTCCATGAGTGGCAAGAAAAATTGTGTGCCGTCCATTTGAGCCTGACATGCTAACAAGATAAGTATCGTTTGCGGTTGGAAGCTCGGAAAATCTTCTAGAAAAGTAGTGGTTCATGTCTCGTTGACAAGGACGCGCACCGTGGAGACAGTAATGATTCTGAACTGGAACTGCAAGAAACGTCAGGCAGCCAATCGCGAAAGTGGACAGATCGTCGTTCAGGACGCTAATGTATGTATAGTGCTTCGATCGCGCACTCTCACGCTCCCTGCCTTTGTTTGGGCTTCTAGAGCAGCTTTGCACGGAAAAAGGCTAAAGTCCAAACGAATAACTTGTTttatacagtactccctccgtccaggtttattaggcctctcagcatcataagcatgtccccttttataaggcCCGGCGTTGGAaatgtgcatgcatgcaaccatttcattgatTGTATTGAAAGCTATTGTTGTTGGTGCTATGGCTGAAAAGTAAATACACTTCatgtgtgctttttcattggctgcatgcatgtgagagagtgcattgagagtggaatggaagaattaatgtgagcaaattactatgtgtcttggtctaagagaagttgtctttaggcctaataaacccggacggagggagtatatcttctGTGACCTCGTAGCTGAAAAATGTGTACAGTGTTCGAACAACTTTAAACCCATTTTAGCTGTGAATGTGAAGCAGGTTAGGCTACCGTCCGTTTTCCAGCCATAACCTTGTCTTTTCACTAAAGTCACGAAGAAATTACCATCCATCGGGATTCTAACTAAATGGGGCGATCGACTGGTTGTAATGAAGAgcatcatatactagtatcatgcataggatactagtgtatgatactacatccataaTGCAAAATATCATATGTTGATATCATAAAGTATTATATTTACtaacatgcatgacacaaagtagcacatcatttaatatgatacgatatcatgatatgatactgaaGCATCTTTTTTTTTATTTAATTCTATGTCATCTCATCAAAATTACTTAGTTGACATGCATGATTCTACCTATGATACTATCATTACGGGCAGCCTTATCAAAGGCGAGCCGACAAGACGCACTTGGCCGTCCCATTCGCGAGACGTTACTCACAAAGTCACAATTCACAAAGGGTCAGCTGCCTCAGCGTCAGCAGCAGCGGACGATAATATCTTGCAGGGCCCCGACGAACGCAGATGGCTTGGCTCCGTTCATGTTCGGCGGCGAAAAGATAAGTCTTTACGTCCTTGTCGTCCTGCTTTTCAAAGGAACCAAAGCCCAGATGCACGTTAATAAACGTTTGTTTAGTCCCACTTACAATTATTTCGGGTTCCACCGCTCAAGTGGCCGTGTCTTCGTAAACACTCCGCCTCGTCTATTTTAGCTCGTCAGTGCGGTTGCGGATCTAAACCGCGTCGTAGGACTAGCGGGGTAGCAGTGGCTGTGCCGTTTGTCGTGCGTGGGCTCGTGGCAAGTTTGGAAAATGGGCGTGAGCATCCCAGCCAGCGAGCCGAAGCACCCGCGGCGCCATCAAGAAAGGTGCgaggccgacggcgacggcggggagtCGCCGGCGCTCGCCGCGCTGTACCTGTACGGGGACGTGCTCGAGTCGGTGGTGGAGCGCGTGCCGGCGGCTGATCTCGCCGCCGCGGCGGGTGTCTCGCGCGAGTGGCTCCGCGCGGTGCGGTCCGCGCTGCGCCGGCGCCCGCGCCGGCTGCCCTG is from Triticum aestivum cultivar Chinese Spring chromosome 3A, IWGSC CS RefSeq v2.1, whole genome shotgun sequence and encodes:
- the LOC123061768 gene encoding chloride channel protein CLC-e isoform X2, with the translated sequence MLMSEAISWKVHEIRDLLWDGIPLRGASWLREEPTAEIWQRVIFVPVSGGIIVGGLNTLRSSIKTNSDGSVSNMKGVFRPFLKAAAASFTLGTGNSLGPEGPSVEIGSAIAKGFGNVFGWEGGKKLSLVAAGSAAGIASGFNAAVAGCFFAVESVLWPSSGDSSSLSNSTPMVILSAVIASVVSEIGLGSDPAFTVPEYDFRSPTELPLYLLLGVFCGAVSITLSRCTAVTMDMVERLQKTTGLPMAVSPALGGLIVGLLALVYPEVLYWGFENVDILLESRPFTSGLSAAVLVQLIGVKILATSLCRAFGLVGGYYAPSLFIGAATGMAYGKFMRFTFTGSEAPFHVPFLDVASPQAYGLVGMAATLAGVCKVPLTSVLLLFELTQDYRIVLPLLGAVGLSSWIASSQRFSTSGKGKLDSLEEKTSTIEEAKNVPTQTQQLTSVDSVDATAELCKLESSLCVYDVKDDNVLENLTVAESMKTRYISVSLKTPVVEALNLMLVEKQPFVMITESNKSLLGLLTVKDFQDFCKTVKSTRMQPEVDECLVSHVCGVVRCKIWSVTPHMPLTTAEKIMDSHGMDQVPVVSEHVNHQDGGILIGFVDRECITIARRALAAKEFFSFTSEIRREES
- the LOC123061769 gene encoding ABC transporter G family member STR2, translated to MAQPNHRYGGHRDLEAVIDMDHPEKPTAKGGSRFSFTGGLEFTSLTYTVVKKQRGVGGEWEKKDVDLLHEITGYAPKGCVTAVMGPSGAGKSTFLDALAGRISSLDGRVALDGVEMSPSVIKRSSAYVMQDDRLFPMLTVYETLLFAADFRLGSAVSPSDKKLRVDNLIEQLGLTTSRNTYIGDEGTRGVSGGERRRVSIGVDIIHGPALLFLDEPTSGLDSTSAHSVIEKVHDIACAGSTVVLTIHQPSSRILQLLDHLIILARGQLMYSGGPKEVTAHLGRMGRKVPKGENSIEHLLDVIQEYDQSEFGVNALAEFCLTGLKPRKLAAEGISTVSSIPPTPVGPGGEDFDHSLRSQHSKSPWSGAQFTPSRRPKKDQSGKSQNPPRYGPEIVMGTPTPLSSISVYTVNEADYLSPAQRASATGAPGVGINALGHRGKFANSYAAEVWVLMRRNFTNIWRTPELFLSRLMVLTVMGFLMATMFTKPKDNTQGITNRLSFFIFTVCVFFFSSNDAVPAFIQERFIFIRETSHNAYRASAYVVAGVITYLPFLLLQSAAYALITWWAIGLHGQFVYFLVMLYASLLSTNSFVVFISSIVPNFILGYAAVIAFTALFFLFCGYFVDSQSIPQGWKWMNTVSTMKYPYEGLLMNEFGGTRIFSSNPPLDGNAILENLTISVHKDRKWRMVLYLLGWAVFYRVLFYLVLRFASKNKRK
- the LOC123061768 gene encoding chloride channel protein CLC-e isoform X1, with the translated sequence MAPAATPCSPRLLLASSASPPPLFRVAARPLLLGSRGGGVRLRVRCGAADEEAEVRRGEQVKASVEEMAPGLDLVTLAACLVGLLTGVSVVLFNLSVHEIRDLLWDGIPLRGASWLREEPTAEIWQRVIFVPVSGGIIVGGLNTLRSSIKTNSDGSVSNMKGVFRPFLKAAAASFTLGTGNSLGPEGPSVEIGSAIAKGFGNVFGWEGGKKLSLVAAGSAAGIASGFNAAVAGCFFAVESVLWPSSGDSSSLSNSTPMVILSAVIASVVSEIGLGSDPAFTVPEYDFRSPTELPLYLLLGVFCGAVSITLSRCTAVTMDMVERLQKTTGLPMAVSPALGGLIVGLLALVYPEVLYWGFENVDILLESRPFTSGLSAAVLVQLIGVKILATSLCRAFGLVGGYYAPSLFIGAATGMAYGKFMRFTFTGSEAPFHVPFLDVASPQAYGLVGMAATLAGVCKVPLTSVLLLFELTQDYRIVLPLLGAVGLSSWIASSQRFSTSGKGKLDSLEEKTSTIEEAKNVPTQTQQLTSVDSVDATAELCKLESSLCVYDVKDDNVLENLTVAESMKTRYISVSLKTPVVEALNLMLVEKQPFVMITESNKSLLGLLTVKDFQDFCKTVKSTRMQPEVDECLVSHVCGVVRCKIWSVTPHMPLTTAEKIMDSHGMDQVPVVSEHVNHQDGGILIGFVDRECITIARRALAAKEFFSFTSEIRREES